The following are encoded in a window of Mustela nigripes isolate SB6536 chromosome 1, MUSNIG.SB6536, whole genome shotgun sequence genomic DNA:
- the TSPAN32 gene encoding tetraspanin-32 isoform X1 — protein MATMGPWSRVRVAKCQMLVTSFFVLLLGLSAATLAALTYFGAHFAVIGRASSDKTPYEAMHRWAFYTTSSLAGLLALGAVLGAVATVREAGGLMAGGFLCFALVFGALAQVVFWGFHNPTQVEDAVLDVYDLAYEWAARNLSGAPRQQLVAIQDTFLCCGKSSPFGLLGDVEASLCRGQQAARQDCLQEIRSFLTMHRNVACALTGTGLALTVYAMLLSSFLWFAIRSGGGLDRKCKYTLSQRVPGCQAAEPSFFRHSQDSPQLQPPTEADVVHGCPGARGPSGALSCSRMTGTL, from the exons atggCCACCATGGGGCCCTGGAGTCGGGTCAGGGTCGCTAAATGCCAGATGCTGGTCACCAGCTTCTTTGTCTTG ctcctgggctTGTCCGCGGCCACCTTGGCGGCTCTCACCTACTTCGGGGCCCACTTTGCTGTCATCGGCCGCGCATCCTCAGACAAGACCCCCTACGAGGCCATGCACCGCTGGG cTTTCTACACCACCAGCAGCCTGGCTGGGCTCCTGGCCCTGGGTGCTGTCCTGGGTGCTGTAGCCACTGTGAGAGAGGCCGGGGGCCTCATGGCCGGG GGCTTCCTGTGTTTTGCCCTGGTGTTCGGTGCCCTGGCACAGGTGGTCTTCTGGGGATTCCACAACCCCACCCAG GTGGAGGACGCGGTGCTGGACGTCTACGACCTGGCGTATGAGTGGGCGGCGCGGAACTTGTCCGGAGCCCCACGGCAGCAGCTGGTGGCCATTCAGGACACG TTCCTGTGCTGCGGCAAGAGCTCCCCTTTCGGCCTCCTGGGGGACGTGGAGGCCAGTCTGTGCCGGGGACAGCAGGCAGCCAGACAG GACTGCCTGCAGGAGATCAGGAGCTTCCTGACGATGCACAGAAACGTCGCCTGCGCCCTGACCGGCACCGGCCTCGCCCTCACG gtgTACGCGATGCTGCTCAGCTCCTTTCTCTGGTTCGCCATTCGCTCCGGCGGCGGCTTGGATCGCAAGTGCAAATACACCCTGAGCCAGAG AGTGCCCGGCTGCCAGGCCGCAGAGCCCAGCTTCTTCAGACACTCCCAGGACAGCCCCCAGCTACAGCCCCCGACTGAAGCAGATGTTGTCCACGGCTGCCCGGGTGCAAGAGGACCCTCGGGGGCCCTCAGCTGCTCCAGGATGACTGGCACCCTTTGA
- the TSPAN32 gene encoding tetraspanin-32 isoform X2 yields the protein MATMGPWSRVRVAKCQMLVTSFFVLLLGLSAATLAALTYFGAHFAVIGRASSDKTPYEAMHRWAFYTTSSLAGLLALGAVLGAVATVREAGGLMAGVEDAVLDVYDLAYEWAARNLSGAPRQQLVAIQDTFLCCGKSSPFGLLGDVEASLCRGQQAARQDCLQEIRSFLTMHRNVACALTGTGLALTVYAMLLSSFLWFAIRSGGGLDRKCKYTLSQRVPGCQAAEPSFFRHSQDSPQLQPPTEADVVHGCPGARGPSGALSCSRMTGTL from the exons atggCCACCATGGGGCCCTGGAGTCGGGTCAGGGTCGCTAAATGCCAGATGCTGGTCACCAGCTTCTTTGTCTTG ctcctgggctTGTCCGCGGCCACCTTGGCGGCTCTCACCTACTTCGGGGCCCACTTTGCTGTCATCGGCCGCGCATCCTCAGACAAGACCCCCTACGAGGCCATGCACCGCTGGG cTTTCTACACCACCAGCAGCCTGGCTGGGCTCCTGGCCCTGGGTGCTGTCCTGGGTGCTGTAGCCACTGTGAGAGAGGCCGGGGGCCTCATGGCCGGG GTGGAGGACGCGGTGCTGGACGTCTACGACCTGGCGTATGAGTGGGCGGCGCGGAACTTGTCCGGAGCCCCACGGCAGCAGCTGGTGGCCATTCAGGACACG TTCCTGTGCTGCGGCAAGAGCTCCCCTTTCGGCCTCCTGGGGGACGTGGAGGCCAGTCTGTGCCGGGGACAGCAGGCAGCCAGACAG GACTGCCTGCAGGAGATCAGGAGCTTCCTGACGATGCACAGAAACGTCGCCTGCGCCCTGACCGGCACCGGCCTCGCCCTCACG gtgTACGCGATGCTGCTCAGCTCCTTTCTCTGGTTCGCCATTCGCTCCGGCGGCGGCTTGGATCGCAAGTGCAAATACACCCTGAGCCAGAG AGTGCCCGGCTGCCAGGCCGCAGAGCCCAGCTTCTTCAGACACTCCCAGGACAGCCCCCAGCTACAGCCCCCGACTGAAGCAGATGTTGTCCACGGCTGCCCGGGTGCAAGAGGACCCTCGGGGGCCCTCAGCTGCTCCAGGATGACTGGCACCCTTTGA
- the TSPAN32 gene encoding tetraspanin-32 isoform X3, which yields MRGWAQLPPAGLHSGTGPGDTKETWPKAPSAGGQAEAGRELALPWEMKGFLEKAGPLSWLRASSLEAVGFLCFALVFGALAQVVFWGFHNPTQVEDAVLDVYDLAYEWAARNLSGAPRQQLVAIQDTFLCCGKSSPFGLLGDVEASLCRGQQAARQDCLQEIRSFLTMHRNVACALTGTGLALTVYAMLLSSFLWFAIRSGGGLDRKCKYTLSQRVPGCQAAEPSFFRHSQDSPQLQPPTEADVVHGCPGARGPSGALSCSRMTGTL from the exons ATGCGGGGCTGGGCCCAGCTGCCCCCAGCGGGCCTGCACAGCGGCACGGGCCCTGGGGACACGAAGGAGACCTGGCCCAAGGCCCCCTCTGCAGGCGGGCAGGCGGAGGCGGGGAGGGAACTCGCTCTCCCCTGGGAAATGAAAGGATTTCTGGAAAAGGCTGGTCCCCTGAGCTGGCTCAGGGCCTCCAGCCTGGAGGCAGTG GGCTTCCTGTGTTTTGCCCTGGTGTTCGGTGCCCTGGCACAGGTGGTCTTCTGGGGATTCCACAACCCCACCCAG GTGGAGGACGCGGTGCTGGACGTCTACGACCTGGCGTATGAGTGGGCGGCGCGGAACTTGTCCGGAGCCCCACGGCAGCAGCTGGTGGCCATTCAGGACACG TTCCTGTGCTGCGGCAAGAGCTCCCCTTTCGGCCTCCTGGGGGACGTGGAGGCCAGTCTGTGCCGGGGACAGCAGGCAGCCAGACAG GACTGCCTGCAGGAGATCAGGAGCTTCCTGACGATGCACAGAAACGTCGCCTGCGCCCTGACCGGCACCGGCCTCGCCCTCACG gtgTACGCGATGCTGCTCAGCTCCTTTCTCTGGTTCGCCATTCGCTCCGGCGGCGGCTTGGATCGCAAGTGCAAATACACCCTGAGCCAGAG AGTGCCCGGCTGCCAGGCCGCAGAGCCCAGCTTCTTCAGACACTCCCAGGACAGCCCCCAGCTACAGCCCCCGACTGAAGCAGATGTTGTCCACGGCTGCCCGGGTGCAAGAGGACCCTCGGGGGCCCTCAGCTGCTCCAGGATGACTGGCACCCTTTGA
- the TSPAN32 gene encoding tetraspanin-32 isoform X4: MEKEALGQAGGRRRGKREEEEEGEEEEGQGGSWTRGPQGPRLEGEERGFLCFALVFGALAQVVFWGFHNPTQVEDAVLDVYDLAYEWAARNLSGAPRQQLVAIQDTFLCCGKSSPFGLLGDVEASLCRGQQAARQDCLQEIRSFLTMHRNVACALTGTGLALTVYAMLLSSFLWFAIRSGGGLDRKCKYTLSQRVPGCQAAEPSFFRHSQDSPQLQPPTEADVVHGCPGARGPSGALSCSRMTGTL, from the exons atggagaaggaggCCCTCGGCCaggcaggggggaggaggagagggaagagggaggaagaggaggagggggaggaggaggaggggcagggaggatcCTGGACGCGAGGCCCGCAGGGACccaggctggagggagaggaaagg GGCTTCCTGTGTTTTGCCCTGGTGTTCGGTGCCCTGGCACAGGTGGTCTTCTGGGGATTCCACAACCCCACCCAG GTGGAGGACGCGGTGCTGGACGTCTACGACCTGGCGTATGAGTGGGCGGCGCGGAACTTGTCCGGAGCCCCACGGCAGCAGCTGGTGGCCATTCAGGACACG TTCCTGTGCTGCGGCAAGAGCTCCCCTTTCGGCCTCCTGGGGGACGTGGAGGCCAGTCTGTGCCGGGGACAGCAGGCAGCCAGACAG GACTGCCTGCAGGAGATCAGGAGCTTCCTGACGATGCACAGAAACGTCGCCTGCGCCCTGACCGGCACCGGCCTCGCCCTCACG gtgTACGCGATGCTGCTCAGCTCCTTTCTCTGGTTCGCCATTCGCTCCGGCGGCGGCTTGGATCGCAAGTGCAAATACACCCTGAGCCAGAG AGTGCCCGGCTGCCAGGCCGCAGAGCCCAGCTTCTTCAGACACTCCCAGGACAGCCCCCAGCTACAGCCCCCGACTGAAGCAGATGTTGTCCACGGCTGCCCGGGTGCAAGAGGACCCTCGGGGGCCCTCAGCTGCTCCAGGATGACTGGCACCCTTTGA